The following DNA comes from Enterocloster bolteae.
CTCTACTGCCTTCTCCATATCACCGTCAGTAGCTGCAAGAGCTTTCTTGCAGTCCATCATTCCGGCTCCGGTCATCTCTCTTAACTCTTTTACCATTGCTGCGGTTACTGCTGCCATTTCATCTTCCTCCAATTTTAAAGTTTTAATTAAGCCTCAACAGCCTCTGTCTCGAAAGCCTGGGCAGGAATCTCGATTTCCATTGCGCCCTCTAAAACTTCGCCCTGCTTTGCTTCGATAACAGCATCAGCCATCTTGGAAACAATCAGCTTAACGGCTCTGATGGCATCATCATTGCCAGGAATTACATAATCCAGTTCTTCCGGATCACAGTTAGTATCAACAATACCGATTAACGGTATACCAAGTGTGTGAGCTTCCTGTACGCAGATGTGCTCCTTCTTCGGGTCAACGATGAAGATTGCATCTGGCAGTCTCTTCATATCCTTGATTCCGCCAAGGTTTCTCTCTAACTTGTCCCACTCCTTCTTCAGGGCGATTACTTCCTTCTTAGGAAGAACATCGAATGTTCCGTCCTGAGACATGGTCTCGATTTCTTTCAGTCTGTCAATACGGCTCTGGATGGTCTTGAAGTTGGTCAGCATGCCGCCCAGCCATCTCTCGTTTACAAAGTACATTCCGCAGCGCTCTGCCTCAGCCTTGATGGCTTCCTGAGCCTGCTTCTTGGTACCTACGAACAGAATGGTGCCGCCGTCAGCAGCAATGTCAGATACGGCCTTGTAAGCCTCATCTACCTTGCCTACGGACTTCTGTAAGTCAATGATATAGATACCGTTTCTCTCGGTATAGATGTATGGAGCCATCTTAGGGTTCCATCTCCTTGTCTGGTGACCGAAATGTACACCAGCTTCCAGTAACTGCTTCATAGAAATTACGCTCATGTTATTTACCTCCATTTGGTTTTTAGCCTGCTCCGTCGCGTATGGGAGTTCAGGCTCTTCCGTCTGCTTCTGACACTTCCCGGAAGACCTGGCAAACTGCTGGCCAGGCACCGTCCCGCAGAATCCACAGACGTGTTTTTTGTCAGCCTTTCAAATATATCACAAAATATGGCAGCTTGCAAGCACTTTTAGTAAGTTTTCCTGCAAACTGCCATATATATTGTTCTGACTCTATATTACCCGGCTATCCGCCAACAGCTTTTTAACCGGTACCTTTTATCTACTTTAAATTTGAGTTGGATGCCTTGATTGTCTTCAGTTCATCAAACACCACGTCATTCAGAACCTTGATATAGGTTCCCTTCATGCCTGAGGACCGGGATTCAATGACACCGGCGCTTTCAAACTTACGGAGCGCATTGACAATTACAGACCGGGTAATGCCCACGCGGTCGGCAATCTTACTGGCTACCAGGATGCCTTCGTTTCCGTCCAGCTCCTCGAATATGTGGATAATAGCCTCCAGTTCGGAGAAGGATAACGTGCTGATAGCTGATTTTACAATCTGCACCTTCCGGGTCTCCTCTGCATTCTCCTCATTGACAGAACGCATCATCTCCAGACCTACCACAGTGGTTCCGTATTCACTGAGTATGATATCGTCAATATCATACTGGGAATCCGACTTGTAAATGAAAAGGGTTCCAAGCCGCTCTCCCGCTATATCAATGGGAGTGATGATGGCCTGATACTTCCTTACATTTTCCTCGGCAAAGCCAAGGGTGGCAAGATTTACGTTCTCCTTGGTGGACAAAACGCTTAAAAGACGTTCGTTCAGCATCTTATCCACGTAACCTCCGACCTGGTCTTCGATAAGTTCCTCTATCTCATCTACCCCAGAACAGATGCTCACCCCCAGAACCTTGCCCTTCTTGCTGATTACCAGGATATTGGATAACAATATCTCACTCAAAACTTTACAGATGTCATTAAAAACAACTTTATGAGAATTATTGTTATGCAATAGCTTGTTGATTTTTCTTGTTTTGTCCAACAATTGAACACTCATCTCCGAAAGCCTCCTTATCCAAATTGTATATCACCCAAAAATACTCTACTAATAATAGAATTTTAACACAATTTTTAAGCAATAACAAGAGTTTTTTGA
Coding sequences within:
- the rpsB gene encoding 30S ribosomal protein S2 yields the protein MSVISMKQLLEAGVHFGHQTRRWNPKMAPYIYTERNGIYIIDLQKSVGKVDEAYKAVSDIAADGGTILFVGTKKQAQEAIKAEAERCGMYFVNERWLGGMLTNFKTIQSRIDRLKEIETMSQDGTFDVLPKKEVIALKKEWDKLERNLGGIKDMKRLPDAIFIVDPKKEHICVQEAHTLGIPLIGIVDTNCDPEELDYVIPGNDDAIRAVKLIVSKMADAVIEAKQGEVLEGAMEIEIPAQAFETEAVEA
- the codY gene encoding GTP-sensing pleiotropic transcriptional regulator CodY, giving the protein MSVQLLDKTRKINKLLHNNNSHKVVFNDICKVLSEILLSNILVISKKGKVLGVSICSGVDEIEELIEDQVGGYVDKMLNERLLSVLSTKENVNLATLGFAEENVRKYQAIITPIDIAGERLGTLFIYKSDSQYDIDDIILSEYGTTVVGLEMMRSVNEENAEETRKVQIVKSAISTLSFSELEAIIHIFEELDGNEGILVASKIADRVGITRSVIVNALRKFESAGVIESRSSGMKGTYIKVLNDVVFDELKTIKASNSNLK